The Phycisphaerae bacterium RAS1 genome includes a region encoding these proteins:
- the pknB_11 gene encoding Serine/threonine-protein kinase PknB: MSGLPAPQRIEVTATAASGDAPSAVEVEKSVGAESLPGYTIVGEIHRGGQGVVYKAVQKSTRRNVAIKVMHEGPLARPSDRVRFEREIQVLGQLNHPNIVGIHDSGTAAGCFYYVMDFIPGQPLDRFVQTTALPVRRTLELFGKICDAINAAHLRGVIHRDIKPGNIRIDEAGEPHVLDFGLAKLTEDNESVDSKTPHMTMTGQFIGSVPWASPEQAEGRQDDVDIRTDVYSLGVVLYQMLTVGTFPYDVGGNMRKVIDNILNVAPTPPSRHRPEIDDEVETIVLKCLSKEPPRRYQSAGELANDIRRYLAGQPIEAKRDSGWYMLRKGIRRYWAAASIAAVMLVAGVGFGVAMTFLYQQAAAKLQARERAEAVAAREAAEERERLVARRLYGTRVALAGGKLDDGDVALVRDLLIGCPQELRGWEWQRLDWLADRSRMTLRGHDHFVSAVAWRSGGKQIASAGFDGTVRLWTQNEAGEFAASAVLKDHDRPVMCAEFSPDGKTLASGGQDRVIRLWDAATGEPLRTLEGHWSHVAGLAWRSDGGQLASVGHDGTLRIWHIATGDEPTTLYGHEGAVDGVAYSPDGATIATAGEDGTVRLWDAAHGAETAVLRGHEGRAWSVAFDPEGRRLASGGSDGTIRIWGSAARPVSAENGAIPVVILTHGSAVHGVAWSPDGRRVASGGEDRALRVWDAGSGACAVTLRGHAAPIDSVAFSPGGASIASGGRDNTLRVWDAAAAADVLALAGHHSAVHALAVSPDGRFVASGGRDFTVKLWDAATGQELRTGRGHEWTVTGVAFTPDGASLVSVGDDGRAAVWNAATLESLRTWKADEEHVFALAVSPQGRVVASGGFDDRVHLWDVHSGADILALSGHSDDVLALAFSPDGKQLASCSADRTVRVWAVASGRCLATLAGHEGRVTCVTFMPDGRSLASGADDTTIRIWRLGRSDQTLVLRGHRQAVRSLACLPDGERLVSGGDDGAVKLWDTVTGEELQELRESREAALAVAVGAAPPAAAAQAPASRSSSTPHANPAIAPRIVAGGSSGVIRVWETAEPLPDVAARRAHVAAAHQRVDAEFAAAVFADDVIGRLRERKDLESALRATAIEIVQARGNNPQQLNDAAWTLVKTAGRPAAEYRRALRMAETACDMSPRVGSYLNTLGIARFRCGRYAEALETLAASRARNGEHPADVAFAAMSLQKLGRSEEAARELVHLRELMGQPWFARDELWQQFLREAEKLAMDAAAQ; this comes from the coding sequence TTGTCCGGCCTGCCTGCGCCGCAGCGCATCGAAGTCACCGCCACCGCCGCCAGCGGCGACGCGCCTTCCGCCGTTGAGGTGGAGAAGTCCGTCGGCGCCGAATCGCTGCCGGGCTACACGATCGTGGGCGAGATTCACCGCGGCGGGCAAGGGGTGGTCTACAAGGCGGTGCAGAAATCCACCCGCCGCAACGTCGCCATCAAGGTGATGCACGAAGGCCCGCTGGCGCGCCCCAGTGACCGCGTCCGCTTCGAGCGCGAAATTCAGGTGCTCGGACAGCTCAATCACCCGAACATCGTCGGCATTCACGACAGCGGCACGGCGGCGGGCTGCTTCTACTACGTGATGGACTTCATCCCCGGTCAACCGCTGGACCGGTTCGTGCAGACCACGGCGCTGCCCGTCCGCCGCACGCTTGAGCTGTTCGGCAAGATCTGCGACGCCATCAACGCCGCCCATCTCCGCGGCGTGATTCACCGCGACATCAAGCCGGGCAACATCCGCATCGACGAGGCGGGTGAGCCGCACGTTCTGGATTTCGGGCTGGCAAAGCTGACCGAGGACAATGAATCGGTGGATTCGAAGACTCCGCACATGACCATGACCGGGCAGTTCATAGGCTCGGTGCCATGGGCCAGCCCGGAGCAGGCCGAGGGGCGGCAGGACGACGTGGACATCCGCACGGACGTCTATTCACTGGGCGTCGTGCTCTACCAGATGCTGACCGTGGGGACGTTTCCGTATGACGTGGGTGGCAACATGCGGAAGGTCATCGACAACATCCTGAACGTCGCCCCAACGCCCCCCAGCCGGCATCGGCCCGAGATTGACGACGAAGTCGAGACGATCGTCCTCAAGTGCCTGAGCAAGGAACCGCCGCGGCGCTACCAGTCGGCCGGCGAATTGGCCAACGACATTCGCCGCTATCTTGCGGGCCAGCCGATCGAGGCCAAGCGCGACAGCGGCTGGTACATGCTGCGCAAGGGGATTCGCCGCTACTGGGCCGCCGCCAGCATCGCCGCCGTCATGCTGGTGGCCGGCGTGGGGTTCGGGGTGGCGATGACGTTTCTGTATCAGCAGGCGGCGGCCAAGCTGCAGGCGCGCGAGCGGGCCGAGGCCGTCGCGGCGCGCGAGGCGGCCGAGGAGCGCGAGCGGCTGGTCGCGCGGCGGCTGTATGGCACGCGCGTGGCGCTGGCCGGCGGAAAGCTCGACGACGGAGACGTGGCGCTGGTGCGCGACCTGCTGATCGGCTGTCCGCAGGAGCTGCGCGGCTGGGAGTGGCAGCGGCTCGACTGGCTGGCGGATCGCAGCCGGATGACGTTGCGCGGCCATGACCACTTCGTTTCGGCAGTGGCGTGGCGCAGCGGCGGCAAGCAGATCGCGTCGGCCGGCTTCGACGGAACCGTGCGCCTGTGGACGCAGAATGAAGCCGGCGAGTTCGCCGCGTCTGCGGTGCTGAAGGACCATGACCGGCCGGTGATGTGCGCCGAGTTCAGCCCGGATGGCAAGACACTTGCGAGCGGCGGCCAGGATCGCGTCATTCGTCTCTGGGACGCTGCCACAGGCGAGCCGCTGCGGACGCTCGAAGGACACTGGTCGCACGTCGCCGGGCTGGCCTGGCGTTCAGACGGCGGGCAACTCGCGTCCGTGGGACACGACGGTACGCTGCGAATCTGGCACATCGCCACCGGCGACGAGCCGACAACGCTCTACGGACATGAGGGCGCGGTGGATGGTGTCGCGTATTCGCCCGACGGCGCGACGATCGCGACCGCCGGCGAGGACGGCACCGTGCGCCTCTGGGACGCGGCGCATGGCGCCGAGACGGCGGTGCTGCGCGGGCACGAGGGCCGCGCCTGGTCGGTCGCGTTTGATCCGGAGGGCCGGCGGCTCGCCAGCGGCGGAAGCGACGGCACCATCCGAATCTGGGGCAGCGCGGCCCGGCCGGTTTCCGCCGAGAATGGCGCGATTCCGGTCGTGATCCTCACTCACGGCTCGGCGGTGCACGGCGTGGCTTGGAGCCCGGACGGCCGGCGCGTTGCCAGTGGCGGAGAGGACCGCGCGCTGCGGGTCTGGGACGCCGGTTCGGGCGCCTGCGCCGTGACCCTGCGCGGGCACGCGGCGCCGATCGACAGCGTCGCGTTCAGCCCCGGCGGCGCGAGCATTGCCAGCGGCGGGCGCGACAACACGCTGCGCGTCTGGGATGCCGCCGCCGCGGCGGATGTACTTGCGCTGGCCGGGCATCACAGCGCCGTCCACGCGCTGGCCGTCAGCCCGGATGGGCGATTCGTCGCTTCGGGCGGACGCGATTTCACGGTGAAGCTCTGGGACGCGGCGACCGGACAGGAGCTGCGCACCGGCCGCGGGCACGAGTGGACGGTGACCGGCGTCGCGTTCACGCCTGACGGCGCCTCGCTGGTTTCCGTCGGCGACGATGGGCGCGCCGCCGTCTGGAATGCCGCGACGCTCGAATCACTTCGCACGTGGAAGGCGGATGAGGAGCACGTGTTCGCTTTGGCGGTCAGCCCGCAGGGGCGCGTGGTCGCGAGCGGCGGGTTCGACGACCGCGTGCATCTCTGGGATGTGCACAGCGGTGCGGACATTCTCGCCTTGTCGGGCCACAGCGACGACGTCCTGGCGCTCGCCTTCAGCCCGGATGGCAAGCAGCTTGCGTCCTGCTCGGCGGATCGGACGGTTCGCGTCTGGGCGGTCGCGTCGGGCCGCTGCCTGGCGACGCTCGCGGGCCACGAGGGACGCGTGACGTGCGTCACATTCATGCCCGATGGGCGATCGCTCGCGTCAGGGGCCGACGATACGACCATCCGCATCTGGCGGCTGGGCCGCTCAGATCAGACGCTCGTTCTGCGCGGTCATCGGCAGGCGGTTCGCAGTCTCGCCTGCCTGCCCGACGGCGAGCGGCTCGTTTCCGGTGGAGACGACGGCGCCGTCAAGCTGTGGGACACGGTTACCGGCGAAGAGTTGCAGGAACTCCGCGAATCGCGTGAAGCGGCGCTCGCCGTCGCGGTGGGAGCGGCGCCGCCGGCAGCCGCCGCACAGGCGCCCGCGAGCCGGAGCTCCTCCACGCCGCACGCGAATCCGGCGATCGCGCCGCGCATCGTGGCGGGTGGCAGCAGCGGGGTTATTCGTGTCTGGGAAACGGCTGAGCCGCTGCCGGACGTCGCCGCCCGCCGGGCGCACGTCGCCGCGGCGCACCAGCGGGTCGATGCCGAATTCGCCGCCGCGGTCTTCGCGGATGACGTCATCGGGAGGCTGCGCGAGCGGAAAGACTTGGAGAGCGCGCTTCGCGCAACGGCGATCGAAATCGTCCAGGCGCGCGGCAACAATCCGCAGCAACTCAACGACGCCGCATGGACGCTGGTCAAGACGGCCGGCCGCCCGGCGGCGGAATACCGCCGTGCGCTGCGCATGGCGGAGACGGCGTGCGACATGTCGCCGCGCGTCGGCTCGTATCTGAACACGCTCGGCATCGCCCGGTTCCGCTGCGGGCGATACGCCGAGGCGCTCGAAACGCTGGCCGCGTCCCGCGCCCGCAACGGCGAGCACCCGGCCGACGTCGCGTTCGCGGCGATGAGCTTGCAGAAGCTCGGCCGGTCGGAGGAGGCGGCCCGCGAGCTCGTTCATCTGCGCGAGCTGATGGGGCAGCCCTGGTTTGCCCGTGACGAGCTCTGGCAGCAATTCCTGCGTGAAGCGGAGAAGCTGGCGATGGACGCGGCGGCGCAGTGA
- the hepT gene encoding Heptaprenyl diphosphate synthase component 2, translating into MAGTPDAPTLDLGMLYAPIAADLDAARRVFRDELISDQGFISDLCAHVAHFQGKSLRPALLLLAGRACGEVRPAHHVLAAVVEMVHLATLVHDDVLDDADIRRRAATVNRLWGNERAVLMGDFLISHAFHLCSSLDSQHASRLIGRTTNTVCEGEMMQVANRGNVELTQREYIDIISRKTASLIAASCELGAHFADAPPPTVARLRRFGLSIGIAFQIIDDVLDLTGDEIEAGKSLGRDVEKGKLTLPLIHFLGGASQAEKADMLALLGSDDARRHRQIAARLQAAGSMQFAIDAAAEYIRTAQAALAALPAGAARDSLCVMADFVINRRR; encoded by the coding sequence GTGGCCGGCACACCCGACGCACCGACGCTCGACCTGGGGATGCTCTATGCGCCGATCGCCGCCGATCTCGACGCCGCCCGGCGCGTGTTCCGCGACGAGCTGATCAGCGATCAGGGCTTCATCTCCGACCTGTGCGCCCACGTGGCTCATTTTCAGGGCAAGTCGCTGCGGCCGGCGCTGCTGCTCTTGGCCGGGCGGGCCTGCGGCGAGGTGAGGCCGGCGCATCACGTGCTCGCGGCGGTGGTCGAGATGGTGCACCTCGCGACGCTGGTGCACGATGACGTGCTGGACGACGCGGACATTCGCCGGCGGGCGGCCACCGTCAACCGCCTGTGGGGCAACGAGCGGGCGGTGCTGATGGGCGATTTTCTCATCAGCCACGCCTTTCACCTGTGCAGCAGTCTCGACTCGCAGCACGCCTCGCGCCTGATCGGCCGCACGACCAACACGGTCTGCGAAGGCGAGATGATGCAGGTCGCCAATCGCGGCAATGTCGAGCTGACGCAGCGCGAATACATCGACATCATCAGCCGCAAGACCGCCTCGCTGATTGCGGCTTCGTGCGAGCTGGGGGCGCACTTCGCTGACGCGCCGCCGCCGACCGTCGCGCGGCTGCGCCGCTTCGGGTTGTCGATCGGGATTGCGTTTCAGATCATCGACGACGTGCTGGACCTGACCGGCGACGAGATTGAGGCCGGAAAATCGCTCGGCCGCGATGTCGAAAAAGGGAAGCTCACGCTGCCGCTGATTCACTTCCTGGGCGGCGCGTCTCAGGCCGAAAAGGCCGACATGCTGGCGCTGCTCGGCAGCGACGACGCCCGGCGTCACCGCCAGATCGCCGCCCGCCTGCAAGCCGCCGGTAGCATGCAGTTCGCCATCGACGCGGCGGCCGAGTACATCCGCACGGCGCAAGCCGCCCTTGCCGCGCTCCCGGCCGGCGCGGCGCGTGACAGTCTGTGTGTAATGGCCGATTTTGTGATCAACCGTCGCCGATAG
- a CDS encoding ChrR Cupin-like domain protein, producing the protein MTALHSIGDSAELAALYAAGAMPAEQAAAFEAHLATGCSACESELRSYDGVVEQLSLAVAPVPPDAEVRAAVLERIQGPRAAGHSAHADAQVWKQWSADPTEGMFIRRANEGEWTETGVAGVRVRRLFADPAKDQITMLVRMDPGAAYPAHRHAGPEECLVLEGDLQIGDIAVLSAGDYQRAGQGSRHVVQSTQSGCLLLIVSSLSDELEPLAG; encoded by the coding sequence ATGACCGCGCTGCATTCCATCGGCGACTCCGCAGAACTGGCGGCTCTCTATGCGGCCGGCGCCATGCCGGCCGAGCAGGCGGCCGCGTTCGAGGCGCACCTCGCGACCGGCTGCTCGGCGTGCGAGAGCGAGCTGCGCTCTTATGATGGCGTGGTGGAGCAGTTGTCGCTGGCGGTGGCGCCCGTCCCGCCCGACGCCGAGGTTCGCGCCGCCGTCCTCGAGCGCATTCAAGGCCCGCGCGCGGCCGGCCATTCGGCGCACGCGGATGCGCAAGTCTGGAAGCAGTGGAGCGCCGACCCGACCGAGGGCATGTTCATCCGCCGGGCCAACGAGGGCGAGTGGACCGAGACGGGCGTCGCCGGCGTCCGTGTCCGGCGCCTGTTCGCCGATCCGGCCAAGGACCAGATCACGATGCTGGTTCGGATGGACCCTGGAGCGGCATACCCGGCGCACCGTCACGCGGGTCCGGAGGAGTGCCTGGTCCTCGAAGGCGACTTGCAGATCGGCGATATTGCAGTGCTCAGCGCGGGCGACTATCAGCGGGCGGGGCAGGGTTCGCGGCACGTGGTGCAATCCACGCAGAGCGGGTGCCTGCTCCTGATCGTTTCATCTCTCAGCGACGAGTTGGAGCCGCTGGCGGGGTAG
- the rpoE_8 gene encoding ECF RNA polymerase sigma factor RpoE: protein MPSEHDDDIRLLARAGAGDRDAFSLFFDRHAPRALGLLLKLLRSRPDADDVLQDVFCAVWTRAAEYNAERGSPIAWLLLIARSRAIDYLRRRRRDTNPGAAVERVAADDAASLIDRDETSRGARRALADLPPEQRSVIELAFYGGLTHEQIALQRSLPLGTVKTRIRLGMKRLRETLTGEVSSQ, encoded by the coding sequence ATGCCCAGCGAGCATGACGACGACATCCGGCTTCTGGCCCGCGCGGGCGCGGGCGACCGCGATGCCTTTTCGCTTTTTTTTGACCGGCACGCGCCGCGGGCGCTGGGTTTGCTGCTGAAGCTGCTTCGCAGCAGGCCGGACGCCGATGATGTACTTCAGGACGTTTTTTGCGCCGTCTGGACCCGGGCGGCCGAGTACAATGCCGAGCGTGGCTCGCCGATCGCGTGGTTGCTCCTGATCGCGCGCTCGCGGGCCATCGACTATCTGCGGCGGCGCCGCCGCGATACAAATCCCGGCGCTGCGGTCGAACGCGTCGCGGCCGACGACGCTGCCAGCCTCATCGATCGCGATGAAACCAGCCGTGGTGCGCGCCGCGCTCTGGCGGACCTGCCGCCGGAGCAACGCAGCGTCATCGAGCTGGCGTTCTACGGCGGCCTGACGCACGAGCAGATCGCGTTGCAGCGATCGCTGCCCCTGGGAACCGTGAAGACCCGCATCCGGCTTGGCATGAAGCGCCTGCGCGAAACGCTGACAGGCGAGGTGAGTTCACAATGA
- a CDS encoding SPFH domain / Band 7 family protein, whose amino-acid sequence MLLAMVSATMVVVGVLAALTVLAMLTGLAGIRYIPNKRVGIVEKLWSRTGSLESGLIALHGEAGFQPEVLRGGLHFLTPFQFRVHVVPLVTIGQGHIGYVFARDGAPLPASQSLAGNQKAQNFEDVRAFLGAGGQRGPQRKLLREGTYAINLAQFAVITDDQNYFLPLERDDKAVFENMAEEIARREGFKPIVIKGNDDLLGIITVHDGPSLPPGEIIAPVVGHDPEQPDTFHNNFQEAERFLAAGGCRGRQLQVLVDGTFYLNRLFATVEMVAKTIIEVGSVGVVVSYTGEHGADLSGVEYKHGELVRPSQRGVWSEPLLPGKYAFNTYAGKIIAVPTTNFILKWIRSESGMHKYDENLKEVSLITKDAFEPSLPLSVVVHIDYRKAPLVIQRFGDVKRLVEQTLDPMVSAYFKNIGQTRTLIQLLQDRAMIQKLAGEEMQEKFAHYNLELEEVLIGTPTASAGDERIENILTQLRARQIAEEQVETYARQEKAAVKERELREAESRARQQAHLTESELAIRVQENQGKAEYQRALQQAAQMRAIAEAEAARTRALADAEAARIRVTGQAEADKAARIGIAQAIATEEQVRAYGGPQYQLTRQVMERFAEAVQQSGVDLVPKIVIGGSPAPAGDGGLQSSVTGANVMEALLTMLLSDRLSNGLLKSEHVAHAGNGGAAEQPAAREVRAGADRLRSEVRRGLSEDQLVPVKTA is encoded by the coding sequence ATGTTACTCGCAATGGTCAGTGCAACGATGGTGGTGGTCGGCGTGCTTGCCGCGCTGACGGTGTTGGCGATGCTCACCGGCCTGGCCGGCATTCGCTACATTCCCAACAAGCGCGTCGGAATCGTCGAGAAACTCTGGAGCCGGACCGGCTCGCTGGAGAGCGGGCTGATCGCGCTTCACGGCGAGGCTGGATTCCAGCCGGAGGTGCTGCGCGGCGGTCTGCATTTCCTGACGCCGTTCCAGTTTCGCGTGCACGTCGTCCCGCTGGTGACGATCGGGCAGGGACACATCGGGTACGTCTTCGCGCGTGACGGCGCGCCGCTGCCGGCGTCGCAATCGCTGGCCGGCAACCAGAAGGCGCAGAATTTCGAAGACGTGCGCGCGTTTCTCGGCGCCGGCGGCCAGCGCGGCCCGCAGCGCAAGCTGCTGCGCGAGGGCACGTACGCGATCAACCTGGCGCAGTTCGCGGTCATCACGGACGACCAGAATTACTTCCTTCCGCTGGAGCGCGACGACAAGGCGGTGTTCGAGAACATGGCGGAGGAAATCGCGCGGCGCGAGGGATTCAAGCCCATCGTCATCAAGGGCAACGACGACCTGCTCGGCATCATCACCGTGCATGACGGCCCGTCGCTGCCGCCGGGAGAGATCATCGCGCCGGTGGTCGGACACGACCCGGAGCAGCCGGACACGTTCCACAATAACTTCCAGGAAGCCGAGCGGTTCCTGGCCGCCGGCGGCTGCCGCGGGCGGCAGCTCCAGGTGCTGGTGGACGGCACGTTCTACCTGAACCGGCTGTTCGCCACGGTCGAGATGGTCGCCAAGACGATCATTGAAGTCGGCAGCGTCGGCGTGGTCGTGTCCTACACCGGCGAGCACGGCGCCGACCTGTCCGGCGTCGAATACAAGCACGGCGAGCTGGTCCGTCCCAGCCAGCGCGGCGTCTGGAGCGAGCCGTTGCTGCCGGGCAAGTACGCCTTCAATACGTACGCGGGCAAGATCATCGCCGTTCCGACGACGAACTTCATATTGAAGTGGATCCGCAGCGAGAGCGGGATGCACAAGTATGACGAGAACCTGAAAGAGGTCTCGCTCATCACGAAAGACGCGTTCGAGCCGTCGCTGCCGCTGAGCGTGGTCGTGCACATTGACTACCGCAAGGCGCCGCTCGTGATCCAGCGTTTCGGCGACGTGAAGCGGCTGGTGGAGCAGACGCTGGACCCGATGGTGTCCGCCTATTTCAAAAACATCGGACAGACGCGCACGCTGATCCAGCTCCTGCAGGATCGCGCCATGATTCAGAAGCTGGCCGGCGAGGAGATGCAGGAAAAATTCGCGCACTACAACCTCGAGCTGGAGGAAGTGCTGATCGGCACGCCTACGGCGTCCGCCGGCGATGAGCGGATCGAGAATATCCTGACGCAGCTCCGCGCCCGGCAGATCGCCGAGGAACAGGTCGAGACCTACGCCCGCCAGGAGAAGGCCGCCGTCAAGGAGCGCGAGCTGCGCGAGGCCGAATCGCGCGCCCGCCAGCAGGCGCACCTGACCGAGAGCGAGCTGGCGATCCGCGTGCAGGAGAACCAGGGCAAGGCCGAGTATCAGCGCGCCCTGCAGCAGGCGGCGCAGATGCGGGCCATCGCCGAAGCCGAGGCCGCCCGCACGCGGGCGCTGGCCGACGCCGAGGCGGCGCGGATCCGCGTCACCGGCCAAGCCGAGGCGGACAAGGCCGCCCGCATCGGAATCGCACAAGCCATCGCGACCGAGGAGCAGGTCCGCGCTTACGGCGGACCGCAGTACCAACTCACGCGGCAGGTGATGGAGCGCTTCGCCGAGGCCGTGCAGCAGTCCGGCGTCGACCTGGTGCCGAAGATCGTGATCGGTGGTTCGCCTGCTCCGGCCGGCGACGGCGGGTTGCAGTCTTCGGTAACCGGCGCGAACGTGATGGAAGCGCTGCTCACGATGCTGTTGTCGGACCGGCTCAGCAACGGGTTGCTTAAGAGCGAGCATGTTGCCCATGCCGGCAACGGCGGCGCTGCTGAGCAGCCGGCGGCGCGCGAGGTTCGCGCCGGAGCGGACCGGCTGCGCAGCGAGGTCCGCCGCGGGCTGAGCGAAGATCAGCTTGTTCCGGTGAAGACTGCGTAA
- a CDS encoding MurG-like transferase translates to MFVWISTGGSHGDVHPFLALGQTMQRRGHRVVLCVHPHFRDDVLAAGLEHSPIGEHVDVPAILNDPDLMHHRRGGGRVLDLILGSVPAGLRTLRDAWRNDRPDVVVAHHICIGVRWVCNELHIPLALCTLAPLLWFSPRDPVPVFQRRHGRAAAAIARAMLPCVKPLASWIVGRRVNRIRRQCGVAAERNAFWADMHGGDALLGLWSPHYRAPTTADPPRSLVCGFTWYDRSDREPMLPPELERFLSRGQPPIVFSLGTAAVYHPGDYYHIAAETCQRLGRRGVLLVGKDANAPPDLPADILPVHYAPFSLLLPRAAAVVQHGGIGSTAQSLRAGCPQVVVPHAHDQFHNALHVRRLGVGLNTPRVGLNARKLAAALAPVASDPAFRRHADRLAGLLRNEDGARVASEAVEKLVADSAARRGGA, encoded by the coding sequence ATGTTCGTTTGGATTTCCACCGGCGGCTCACACGGCGACGTGCATCCCTTTCTCGCCCTCGGCCAGACCATGCAGCGCCGCGGCCATCGCGTCGTACTCTGCGTGCATCCGCACTTCCGTGATGATGTCCTCGCCGCGGGGCTTGAGCATTCGCCGATCGGCGAGCACGTCGATGTGCCGGCCATCCTCAACGATCCTGACCTGATGCACCATCGCCGCGGCGGCGGGCGTGTGCTCGACCTGATTCTCGGCTCCGTGCCCGCCGGTCTGCGGACGCTTCGGGATGCGTGGCGGAACGACCGGCCCGACGTGGTCGTCGCCCACCACATCTGCATCGGCGTTCGCTGGGTGTGCAACGAGTTGCACATTCCCCTGGCGCTCTGCACGCTCGCGCCGCTGCTCTGGTTCTCCCCGCGCGATCCCGTGCCCGTTTTTCAACGACGTCACGGCCGGGCGGCCGCGGCCATCGCCCGCGCCATGCTGCCCTGCGTGAAGCCGCTCGCGAGCTGGATCGTCGGCAGGCGCGTCAATCGCATCCGAAGGCAATGCGGCGTCGCCGCGGAGCGCAACGCGTTCTGGGCGGACATGCACGGTGGAGACGCGCTGCTGGGCTTGTGGTCGCCGCACTACCGCGCACCGACCACCGCCGATCCGCCGCGTTCGCTGGTGTGCGGCTTCACCTGGTACGACCGCAGCGACCGCGAGCCGATGCTCCCGCCCGAACTGGAGCGATTTCTCTCGCGCGGGCAGCCACCGATCGTCTTCTCACTGGGTACGGCGGCGGTGTATCACCCAGGTGATTACTACCACATCGCAGCAGAGACGTGTCAGCGACTCGGCCGCCGCGGCGTTCTGCTCGTCGGAAAGGATGCGAATGCGCCGCCCGATCTGCCGGCAGACATCCTGCCGGTGCACTACGCCCCCTTCTCGCTGCTCCTGCCGCGCGCCGCGGCGGTGGTGCAGCACGGCGGCATCGGATCGACGGCGCAATCGCTGCGCGCCGGCTGCCCGCAGGTGGTCGTACCCCACGCACACGACCAGTTTCACAACGCGCTGCACGTCCGCCGGCTGGGCGTGGGCCTGAACACGCCGCGCGTAGGGCTGAACGCGCGCAAGCTTGCGGCCGCGCTGGCGCCGGTTGCATCTGACCCAGCGTTCAGGCGCCACGCCGATCGGTTGGCGGGCCTGCTGCGCAACGAGGACGGCGCCCGCGTAGCGAGTGAAGCGGTTGAGAAACTCGTGGCGGATTCGGCCGCGCGGCGCGGCGGCGCATAG
- the smpB gene encoding SsrA-binding protein produces MAKGPPPTPKINNKKATFNFELLEEIEAGIELMGSEVKSLRAGKASLDEAYAFIENGQMSLRDCNISPYPMAGYVQHKPTRPRRLLMHRREIRKWEAKVTTRGLTLIPLSIYFNERGLAKVLLALARGKTHGDKRQSIKERDAKREMIRALRRR; encoded by the coding sequence ATGGCCAAAGGTCCACCACCCACCCCGAAGATCAACAATAAGAAGGCTACGTTCAACTTCGAGCTGCTGGAAGAGATCGAGGCCGGAATCGAGCTGATGGGCAGCGAGGTGAAGAGCCTGCGGGCCGGTAAAGCCTCCCTGGACGAGGCCTACGCCTTCATCGAAAACGGCCAGATGTCGCTCCGCGACTGCAACATATCTCCTTATCCCATGGCAGGTTATGTTCAGCACAAGCCGACCCGGCCCAGGCGGCTGCTGATGCACCGCCGCGAAATCCGCAAGTGGGAGGCGAAGGTCACCACTCGCGGGCTGACGCTGATACCGCTTTCGATTTATTTCAACGAACGCGGGCTGGCGAAGGTGCTTTTGGCCCTCGCCCGCGGCAAGACACATGGGGACAAACGCCAGTCAATCAAGGAACGCGACGCCAAACGCGAGATGATCCGCGCCCTGCGCAGACGATAG
- the sigW_5 gene encoding ECF RNA polymerase sigma factor SigW, producing MPPTPTAIEQRMARSDEARLISRAKRGHADAFRDLVDLYKDRLFAFVWRTVRNHHEAEDICQSAFVKAYESLAAYNETYAFSTWLFTIAYRLSLNMLRKRRAVSSDIDLTEVGGEGDETAICLANSEEANRLRERIWAAVEQLSTAQRAAVLLFYREGKGCPEIGEILGMPAVTVKSHLHRAREKLRSLLDGELADDWMSVRFTDSRAG from the coding sequence GTGCCGCCGACGCCGACCGCGATCGAGCAGCGTATGGCACGATCGGATGAAGCGCGGCTGATATCCCGCGCCAAGCGCGGTCACGCCGATGCGTTTCGCGACCTGGTTGATCTCTACAAGGATCGCCTGTTCGCGTTCGTGTGGCGGACGGTGCGCAACCACCACGAAGCTGAGGACATCTGTCAATCGGCCTTCGTGAAGGCGTACGAGTCGCTGGCGGCGTACAACGAGACCTACGCTTTCAGCACGTGGCTGTTCACGATCGCCTACCGGCTGAGCCTGAACATGCTGCGCAAGCGGCGTGCGGTCAGCAGCGACATCGACCTGACCGAAGTCGGCGGCGAAGGCGATGAGACGGCCATTTGCCTGGCGAACAGCGAGGAAGCCAACCGGCTGCGTGAGCGCATCTGGGCGGCGGTGGAGCAGCTTTCGACGGCGCAGCGGGCCGCTGTGCTGCTGTTTTATCGAGAGGGCAAGGGTTGCCCGGAAATTGGCGAAATCCTTGGCATGCCGGCGGTGACGGTGAAGAGTCACTTGCACCGCGCCCGCGAAAAACTGCGGAGCCTGCTGGACGGCGAGCTGGCGGACGACTGGATGTCGGTCCGATTTACCGACTCGCGCGCGGGCTAG